Proteins from a single region of Gorilla gorilla gorilla isolate KB3781 chromosome 16, NHGRI_mGorGor1-v2.1_pri, whole genome shotgun sequence:
- the PEX11A gene encoding peroxisomal membrane protein 11A isoform X3, whose protein sequence is MKRVTCDRAKKEKSASQDPLWFSVAEEETEWLQSFLLILFRSLKQHPPLLLDTVKNLCDILNPLDQLGIYKSNPGIIGLGGLVSSIAGMITVAYPQMKLKTR, encoded by the coding sequence ATGAAACGAGTTACATGTGAcagggcaaagaaagaaaaatcggCATCCCAGGATCCTCTTTGGTTCAGCGTGGCTGAGGAGGAAACAGAATggctccaatcctttctacttaTCTTATTCCGATCTCTGAAGCAGCATCCTCCCTTGCTCCTGGACACAGTGAAGAACCTTTGTGATATCCTGAACCCTTTGGACCAGCTGGGGATCTATAAATCCAATCCTGGCATCATTGGACTTGGAGGTCTTGTGTCCTCTATAGCAGGCATGATCACTGTGGCATATCCTCAGATGAAGCTGAAGACCCGTTAG
- the PEX11A gene encoding peroxisomal membrane protein 11A isoform X1: MDAFTRFTNQTQGRDRLFRATQYTCMLLRYLLEPKAGKEKVVMKLKKLESSVSTGRKWFRLGNVVHAIQATEQSIHATDLVPRLCLTLANLNRVIYFICDTILWVRSVGLTSGINKEKWRTRAAHHYYYSLLLSLVRDLYEISLQMKRVTCDRAKKEKSASQDPLWFSVAEEETEWLQSFLLILFRSLKQHPPLLLDTVKNLCDILNPLDQLGIYKSNPGIIGLGGLVSSIAGMITVAYPQMKLKTR; the protein is encoded by the exons agCCACTCAGTACACATGCATGTTGCTTAGATATTTGTTAGAGCCCAAAGCTGGCAAAGAGAAGGTGGTAATGAAGCTCAAGAAACTGGAGTCCAGTGTGAGCACTGGTCGTAAAT GGTTCAGACTAGGCAATGTGGTACATGCTATACAGGCAACTGAGCAGAGCATTCATGCCACTGACCTGGTACCTCGCTTATGCTTAACATTAGCCAACCTGAACCGTGTGATTTATTTCATCTGTGACACCATCCTCTGGGTGAGGAGCGTAGGTCTCACCTCTGGCATCAACAAAGAGAAATGGCGAACGAGGGCTGCTCACCACTACTACTATTCTCTTCTGCTGAGCCTGGTCAGGGATCTGTATGAAATCTCCCTGCAGATGAAACGAGTTACATGTGAcagggcaaagaaagaaaaatcggCATCCCAGGATCCTCTTTGGTTCAGCGTGGCTGAGGAGGAAACAGAATggctccaatcctttctacttaTCTTATTCCGATCTCTGAAGCAGCATCCTCCCTTGCTCCTGGACACAGTGAAGAACCTTTGTGATATCCTGAACCCTTTGGACCAGCTGGGGATCTATAAATCCAATCCTGGCATCATTGGACTTGGAGGTCTTGTGTCCTCTATAGCAGGCATGATCACTGTGGCATATCCTCAGATGAAGCTGAAGACCCGTTAG
- the PEX11A gene encoding peroxisomal membrane protein 11A isoform X2 yields the protein MLLRYLLEPKAGKEKVVMKLKKLESSVSTGRKWFRLGNVVHAIQATEQSIHATDLVPRLCLTLANLNRVIYFICDTILWVRSVGLTSGINKEKWRTRAAHHYYYSLLLSLVRDLYEISLQMKRVTCDRAKKEKSASQDPLWFSVAEEETEWLQSFLLILFRSLKQHPPLLLDTVKNLCDILNPLDQLGIYKSNPGIIGLGGLVSSIAGMITVAYPQMKLKTR from the exons ATGTTGCTTAGATATTTGTTAGAGCCCAAAGCTGGCAAAGAGAAGGTGGTAATGAAGCTCAAGAAACTGGAGTCCAGTGTGAGCACTGGTCGTAAAT GGTTCAGACTAGGCAATGTGGTACATGCTATACAGGCAACTGAGCAGAGCATTCATGCCACTGACCTGGTACCTCGCTTATGCTTAACATTAGCCAACCTGAACCGTGTGATTTATTTCATCTGTGACACCATCCTCTGGGTGAGGAGCGTAGGTCTCACCTCTGGCATCAACAAAGAGAAATGGCGAACGAGGGCTGCTCACCACTACTACTATTCTCTTCTGCTGAGCCTGGTCAGGGATCTGTATGAAATCTCCCTGCAGATGAAACGAGTTACATGTGAcagggcaaagaaagaaaaatcggCATCCCAGGATCCTCTTTGGTTCAGCGTGGCTGAGGAGGAAACAGAATggctccaatcctttctacttaTCTTATTCCGATCTCTGAAGCAGCATCCTCCCTTGCTCCTGGACACAGTGAAGAACCTTTGTGATATCCTGAACCCTTTGGACCAGCTGGGGATCTATAAATCCAATCCTGGCATCATTGGACTTGGAGGTCTTGTGTCCTCTATAGCAGGCATGATCACTGTGGCATATCCTCAGATGAAGCTGAAGACCCGTTAG